A part of Candidatus Moraniibacteriota bacterium genomic DNA contains:
- a CDS encoding cysteine--tRNA ligase, whose product MITLYNTLAKKKEIFEPLYAGKVGMYTCGPTVYGKVHIGNIRSYLMADILRRLLEHDGYEVRHIKNITDVGHLTEDDTAQGDTGEDKIAKKALAEKKTPQEIARFYENYFRETEEKMNILPASYFPRATAHVPQMIRLIETLIKKQHAYEKNGNVFLDVTSYANYGHLSGNTLDKLKVGARLEEHPDKKHPWDFALWLKSPIGHLMHWKSPWSEGYPGWHIECSTMSMEYLGERFDIHTGGEDNIFPHHEAEIAQSECATEQVPFSRYWIHSRHLLVDNEKMSKSKGNLFTLEDVEAKGFTTMDLRLALLSSHYRSQMNFSWAGVEQARTNRKTLESFRDRLSRHSSEGEDSVTINLSEKTVRDDAEAFAEKAAQCETKFITALEDDLNTPEAITILLTLAHEGNKSMDAGTFGNSEEIQKIFLKCTNLLGLVFEEKGATPKEIQRLAEAREIARQERNFHEADRLREEIESAGFTIEDTAQGFDLKARN is encoded by the coding sequence ATGATCACACTCTACAACACACTCGCAAAGAAGAAAGAAATTTTCGAACCACTCTATGCCGGGAAGGTAGGCATGTACACCTGCGGACCAACGGTGTATGGGAAAGTACATATCGGCAATATCCGTTCCTATCTGATGGCAGATATATTGCGACGCCTGCTCGAACATGACGGATACGAAGTGCGTCACATCAAAAACATCACCGATGTCGGGCACCTCACCGAAGACGATACGGCACAGGGCGACACTGGCGAAGACAAGATCGCAAAGAAAGCTCTCGCTGAAAAGAAAACGCCCCAAGAAATCGCGCGATTCTACGAGAATTATTTCCGCGAAACGGAAGAGAAGATGAATATCCTACCCGCGAGCTACTTCCCTCGGGCAACCGCGCATGTGCCACAGATGATTCGTCTCATCGAAACCCTCATCAAGAAACAGCACGCCTACGAGAAAAATGGCAATGTCTTCCTCGACGTCACTTCGTACGCTAACTACGGACATCTCTCCGGCAACACGCTCGACAAACTCAAAGTCGGCGCACGTCTCGAAGAGCACCCCGACAAGAAGCACCCCTGGGACTTTGCCCTGTGGCTGAAAAGCCCTATCGGTCACCTCATGCACTGGAAATCACCATGGAGCGAAGGCTACCCGGGGTGGCACATCGAGTGCTCGACCATGAGCATGGAATACTTGGGCGAACGTTTCGATATTCATACCGGTGGCGAAGACAATATCTTCCCCCATCACGAAGCGGAAATCGCACAATCCGAATGTGCAACCGAGCAAGTACCATTTTCGCGCTACTGGATACACTCGCGACATCTTCTCGTCGACAATGAGAAAATGTCGAAATCAAAAGGCAATCTCTTCACTCTCGAAGATGTTGAGGCAAAAGGTTTTACAACAATGGATCTGCGACTCGCACTCCTCTCTTCACACTATCGATCGCAAATGAATTTTTCTTGGGCAGGAGTCGAACAAGCGCGCACGAATAGAAAGACCCTCGAATCATTTCGCGACCGACTCTCCCGTCATTCCAGCGAAGGTGAGGATTCAGTCACTATAAATCTCTCTGAAAAAACGGTGCGAGATGACGCAGAAGCATTCGCTGAAAAAGCAGCACAATGCGAAACAAAATTCATCACCGCCCTCGAAGACGATCTCAATACTCCCGAAGCAATCACCATCCTTCTTACACTCGCTCACGAAGGAAACAAATCAATGGATGCTGGAACATTTGGAAATTCAGAAGAAATACAAAAAATCTTTCTCAAGTGCACCAACCTCCTCGGTCTCGTCTTCGAAGAAAAAGGCGCCACCCCCAAAGAGATACAACGCCTCGCCGAAGCGCGCGAAATTGCCCGCCAAGAAAGAAACTTCCACGAAGCCGACCGCCTCCGAGAAGAAATAGAAAGCGCGGGCTTCACTATAGAAGACACCGCGCAAGGGTTTGATTTAAAGGCACGAAACTAA
- the dnaB gene encoding replicative DNA helicase — MPRHKASIDALRMPPHSEEAEQSVLGSLMLDKNAITKIADILKADDFYRDVHSMIYEAMVELYETSEPIDVLSVANRLEEKGKIETVGGPAALATLVNSVPSASNVAHYAKLVQRKATLRRLIAAGSDIAEMGYDESEDVEKQLDEAEQRLFKVSQKFVKQDFVPIKPILEHAFERIDQLHKSDHAFRGVPTGFPDLDGLLSGLQKSDLIILAARPSIGKTTFALDIARQVGVYAKIPVGIFSLEMGSDQLVDRMIASHSNVDLWRLRTGKLQDNDFRLIGDAIGALSETPIFIDDTGSVNIMEMRTMARRLQAEHKLGLIIIDYLQLMEGRGGRGGDNRVQEISEISRGLKQLARELNIPVLALSQLSRAVESRPDQVPKLSDLRESGSIEQDADVVMFLYREDRAKPDTPNKNIVDVIVAKHRNGPVGRVQLYFHETAATFKSLERFQVEK, encoded by the coding sequence ATGCCTCGACACAAAGCTTCCATCGACGCACTCCGCATGCCACCGCACTCCGAAGAAGCCGAGCAATCGGTTTTGGGGTCGCTTATGCTCGACAAAAACGCTATCACCAAAATCGCCGATATCCTCAAAGCAGACGACTTCTACCGTGACGTCCACAGCATGATCTATGAGGCAATGGTTGAGCTCTATGAAACAAGCGAACCCATCGACGTACTCTCCGTTGCCAATCGACTTGAAGAAAAAGGGAAAATAGAAACTGTCGGCGGTCCCGCTGCACTCGCTACCCTCGTCAATAGCGTCCCAAGCGCCTCCAATGTCGCACACTACGCAAAACTCGTCCAGCGAAAGGCTACTCTCCGCCGACTTATTGCCGCCGGAAGCGACATTGCCGAAATGGGCTATGACGAAAGCGAGGACGTCGAAAAGCAACTCGATGAAGCCGAGCAACGGCTCTTTAAAGTCTCGCAAAAATTTGTCAAACAAGATTTCGTCCCCATCAAACCTATTCTCGAACACGCCTTCGAACGAATCGACCAGCTCCACAAGAGCGATCACGCCTTCCGCGGCGTCCCAACCGGATTCCCCGATCTCGACGGACTTCTCTCGGGACTGCAAAAATCCGACCTCATCATCTTAGCAGCGCGCCCATCAATCGGAAAAACCACTTTCGCCCTTGATATTGCACGCCAGGTTGGCGTTTACGCCAAGATTCCTGTCGGCATCTTCTCACTCGAAATGGGCTCCGATCAGCTCGTCGATCGCATGATCGCCTCTCACTCCAATGTCGATCTCTGGCGCCTCAGAACCGGCAAACTCCAAGACAACGACTTCCGTCTCATCGGCGACGCAATTGGTGCCCTGAGTGAAACACCTATCTTTATCGACGACACCGGATCGGTCAATATCATGGAAATGCGCACCATGGCACGACGTCTCCAAGCAGAACATAAGCTCGGACTCATCATCATCGACTACCTCCAACTTATGGAAGGTCGCGGCGGACGAGGTGGCGACAATCGCGTCCAAGAAATTTCCGAAATATCTCGCGGACTCAAACAGCTCGCCCGAGAGCTCAATATCCCCGTCCTCGCTCTCTCCCAGCTCTCACGTGCCGTCGAGTCGCGCCCCGATCAGGTGCCAAAGCTTTCCGACCTCCGCGAATCGGGGTCCATTGAACAAGACGCTGATGTCGTGATGTTTCTCTACCGCGAAGACCGCGCCAAACCAGATACTCCGAACAAAAACATCGTCGACGTCATCGTCGCCAAACACCGCAACGGTCCCGTCGGACGCGTCCAACTCTATTTCCACGAAACCGCCGCCACCTTCAAATCCCTCGAACGCTTCCAGGTAGAGAAATAG
- the recR gene encoding recombination protein RecR, whose translation MYPKTFKKLIEHFSSLPSVGPKMAERLTLHLFKQSKETLEDFAESLRAITGLRTCSRCFHIAESDLCGICSDSHRDATVLCIVEEPMDVIAIERTGRYNGLYHVLGGAMDVSPKKHSEQTLHISELLDRMSRESIAEVILATNPTTEGDLTALYLSRKLESYHIKITRLGRGLATGGDIEYADELTLSSALTHRREVG comes from the coding sequence ATGTATCCAAAGACCTTCAAAAAACTCATTGAGCATTTCTCATCACTTCCTTCGGTTGGACCAAAGATGGCAGAACGCCTGACACTTCATTTATTCAAGCAGTCAAAAGAAACGCTGGAAGATTTCGCGGAGAGTCTTCGCGCAATCACCGGACTCCGCACCTGCTCACGATGTTTCCATATCGCCGAGAGCGACCTCTGCGGTATCTGTAGCGATTCCCACCGAGACGCCACAGTACTCTGCATCGTCGAAGAACCCATGGATGTCATCGCCATCGAACGAACAGGACGATACAACGGACTCTATCACGTCCTCGGCGGCGCGATGGACGTCTCGCCCAAAAAGCATTCCGAGCAGACACTTCACATTTCCGAACTCCTCGATCGTATGAGTCGGGAATCTATTGCAGAAGTAATTCTCGCGACCAACCCGACAACCGAAGGCGACCTCACCGCGCTCTACCTCAGTAGAAAACTCGAGAGCTACCACATCAAAATCACCCGCCTTGGTCGCGGACTCGCAACTGGCGGCGATATAGAATATGCCGACGAACTCACTCTCTCCTCTGCACTCACTCACCGAAGAGAAGTGGGATAG
- a CDS encoding copper-translocating P-type ATPase, whose protein sequence is MKKIALSLSGMHCSSCARLIENSLKKTSGVKDANVNFAAEKAMVTFDEVGTSVEHLIDAVSSAGYHAEEVRAGDTDFERKKREKEISAYFNKFVFSFALSLPMFFFMPLDFFPSLPGRMTFAPYIGIFSLLLTIPVQFIIGGGFYRGFWSALKMKTFNMDSLIAIGTSTAFFYSAYNYAVYVFAHQSLIGIDGAKIPNLYFETAAYLITFVILGKWLEIRTKGKTSDAIKKLMGLRAKTARVIRDGQTVDIAVESVVHGDVILVRPGEKVPVDGVLRQGSSAVDESMITGESIPVEKNIGDSVIGGTMNKTGSFEFEATKVGSETALAQIIRLIEEAQGSKAPIQNFADSVSAWFVPAVIGIALLTFLVWYFVFGATLAFSLMAFTSVIVIACPCALGLATPTSLMVGTGKGAEYGILMKGGEALEAASGISAVVFDKTGTITKGRPEVTDVISFCEKDENEILSVAASLEKLSEHPLAEAIYSHAQAESIPLENIQDFKAIPGHGVMGQMRETVYFFGNRRLMDETLGLDTKKTEQKISRLEEMGKTVMLLATEKNIVGAVAVADTVKETSREAIGKLKKMGVDVWMITGDNVRTANAIANQVGITNILAEVLPETKASEVKKIQGAGKKVAFVGDGINDAPALAQAHVGIAMGSGTDVAMEAGDIVIMKSDLNDVVTAFELSKETFAKIKQNMFFALFYNVIGIPIAARVFFVFGLVLKPELAGLAMAMSSVSVVGNSLLLRFFQPGKRNYFSLIAPFVMVIVFTTAFIAFASWSSGME, encoded by the coding sequence ATGAAAAAAATAGCACTTTCTCTTTCGGGGATGCATTGTTCGTCGTGTGCGCGACTTATCGAGAATTCACTCAAGAAAACTTCGGGTGTGAAGGATGCGAATGTGAATTTCGCCGCCGAAAAGGCAATGGTCACTTTTGATGAGGTTGGCACGAGTGTTGAACATTTGATCGATGCGGTGTCGAGCGCCGGGTATCATGCGGAAGAGGTTCGTGCGGGCGATACTGACTTTGAACGGAAAAAGCGTGAGAAAGAAATTTCTGCGTATTTCAATAAGTTTGTGTTTAGTTTCGCACTCAGTCTCCCAATGTTTTTCTTCATGCCCTTGGATTTCTTCCCGTCGCTTCCAGGAAGAATGACGTTTGCGCCGTACATTGGTATTTTCTCGTTGCTTCTCACTATTCCTGTGCAGTTTATTATCGGTGGGGGTTTCTATAGGGGATTTTGGTCGGCGCTCAAGATGAAGACGTTCAATATGGATAGTCTTATTGCGATTGGGACATCGACAGCGTTTTTCTATAGCGCCTACAATTATGCGGTCTATGTTTTCGCGCATCAGTCGCTCATTGGTATTGATGGTGCAAAAATTCCAAATCTCTACTTCGAAACAGCGGCGTATCTTATTACCTTCGTGATTCTTGGCAAGTGGCTTGAGATCCGTACAAAAGGGAAGACGTCCGATGCTATAAAGAAATTGATGGGGTTGCGCGCAAAGACGGCGCGCGTGATCCGCGATGGGCAGACAGTTGATATTGCAGTAGAGAGTGTGGTGCATGGCGATGTCATCCTTGTTCGCCCCGGAGAGAAAGTGCCTGTTGATGGCGTTCTTCGTCAGGGGAGTTCAGCAGTGGATGAATCCATGATTACCGGAGAGAGTATTCCGGTTGAGAAGAATATCGGTGACTCCGTTATCGGAGGAACGATGAACAAAACGGGAAGTTTTGAATTCGAAGCAACGAAAGTGGGGAGTGAAACGGCGCTCGCGCAGATTATTCGTCTTATAGAGGAAGCTCAAGGATCGAAGGCGCCGATACAAAATTTTGCTGATAGCGTTTCTGCGTGGTTTGTGCCGGCGGTTATCGGGATAGCGCTTCTCACATTTCTTGTGTGGTATTTCGTTTTTGGGGCAACACTGGCATTCTCTCTGATGGCATTTACGTCTGTTATTGTCATTGCATGTCCGTGTGCTTTGGGTCTTGCAACACCGACATCGCTCATGGTAGGGACGGGGAAAGGTGCCGAATATGGAATTCTCATGAAGGGCGGTGAAGCGCTTGAGGCGGCGAGCGGTATTTCTGCAGTTGTCTTTGATAAGACAGGAACAATTACCAAAGGAAGACCGGAAGTGACGGACGTAATTTCATTCTGTGAAAAAGATGAAAATGAAATTCTTTCGGTAGCAGCGAGTCTTGAGAAGCTTTCCGAGCATCCTCTCGCTGAAGCGATTTATTCGCATGCTCAAGCAGAAAGTATTCCTTTGGAAAATATTCAAGATTTTAAAGCAATTCCGGGACATGGTGTTATGGGGCAAATGCGCGAGACGGTATATTTCTTCGGCAATCGACGCTTGATGGATGAAACATTGGGACTTGATACCAAGAAGACAGAGCAAAAAATATCCAGATTGGAAGAAATGGGGAAAACCGTTATGTTGCTTGCTACCGAAAAAAATATAGTTGGAGCGGTCGCGGTCGCCGATACCGTCAAGGAGACCTCTCGAGAGGCTATTGGGAAGCTGAAGAAAATGGGTGTTGATGTGTGGATGATTACGGGAGACAATGTGCGAACTGCCAATGCAATTGCTAATCAAGTAGGTATTACAAATATACTCGCAGAGGTGCTTCCAGAGACAAAGGCAAGTGAGGTGAAAAAAATTCAGGGAGCGGGAAAGAAAGTAGCATTTGTAGGTGATGGCATCAATGATGCGCCAGCTTTAGCACAGGCACATGTCGGTATTGCCATGGGGAGTGGTACGGATGTGGCGATGGAGGCGGGCGATATTGTGATTATGAAGAGTGATCTCAATGATGTGGTTACGGCGTTTGAGCTCTCCAAAGAAACGTTTGCAAAGATTAAACAGAATATGTTCTTCGCGCTTTTCTACAATGTAATTGGTATTCCGATTGCGGCGCGCGTCTTCTTTGTTTTCGGACTGGTGCTTAAGCCCGAACTTGCGGGGCTCGCGATGGCGATGAGTTCGGTATCGGTTGTGGGCAATTCATTGCTTCTTCGGTTCTTTCAGCCTGGCAAGCGAAATTACTTCTCACTCATCGCGCCTTTTGTGATGGTTATTGTATTCACGACCGCCTTCATTGCATTTGCATCATGGAGCAGTGGGATGGAATAG